Proteins found in one Geomonas subterranea genomic segment:
- a CDS encoding S8 family peptidase — MIKTSFAIALLGTLFLAPAAPAAPAAPEGLAPVYGAGAEQAIPGRYIVVFRPGSAGHDVSAAVQAAGRLGGKVHYVYTDALQGFAATLPDQALQGLRHNPNVAFLEQDQAVSIGIEVSQGVSTWNLDRIDQRTLPLNGYFNYLNTGVGVTAYVIDTGIRTSHTEFAGRASIGYDALGGNGQDCNGHGTHVSGTIGGSHYGVAKDVSLVAVRVLDCSGSGTTSGVVAGVDWVTKNKKVPAVANMSLGGGASTALDNAVAASINSGVTYAIAAGNSKQDACRYSPARVPAALTVGATTSTDARASYSNYGGCLDLFAPGSNVTSSWYSSDTATATLSGTSMATPNVTGVAAQYLQLNPTATPAGVASALTGNATTGVVGNAGKKSPNLLLFTDY, encoded by the coding sequence ATGATTAAGACGTCCTTTGCGATAGCACTTCTTGGCACCCTTTTCCTGGCTCCGGCCGCACCGGCCGCGCCGGCCGCTCCCGAAGGCCTGGCACCCGTGTACGGCGCGGGCGCGGAGCAGGCCATCCCCGGGCGCTACATCGTGGTGTTCCGTCCCGGCAGTGCCGGACATGACGTGAGCGCGGCGGTGCAGGCGGCAGGCCGGCTGGGGGGGAAGGTTCACTACGTTTACACCGACGCGCTGCAAGGGTTCGCTGCGACGCTTCCCGACCAGGCACTGCAGGGGCTGCGCCATAACCCCAACGTCGCCTTCCTCGAGCAGGACCAGGCGGTTTCCATCGGGATCGAGGTTTCCCAGGGGGTCTCCACGTGGAACCTGGACCGCATCGACCAGCGCACCCTTCCCCTCAACGGCTATTTCAATTACCTTAACACCGGCGTCGGCGTCACCGCCTACGTCATCGACACCGGCATCCGCACCTCCCACACCGAGTTCGCCGGCCGCGCCTCCATCGGCTATGACGCCCTCGGGGGGAACGGCCAGGACTGCAACGGGCACGGCACCCACGTCTCCGGCACCATCGGCGGTTCCCACTACGGCGTCGCCAAGGACGTCTCGCTGGTCGCCGTGCGGGTGCTGGACTGCTCCGGTTCGGGTACCACCTCAGGCGTCGTTGCCGGTGTGGACTGGGTCACCAAAAACAAAAAGGTGCCGGCGGTGGCCAACATGAGCCTTGGAGGCGGCGCCTCCACCGCGCTCGACAATGCGGTCGCCGCTTCCATCAACAGCGGGGTGACCTACGCCATCGCCGCGGGTAACAGCAAGCAGGACGCCTGCCGTTACTCGCCCGCCCGGGTCCCGGCCGCCCTCACCGTGGGCGCAACCACCTCCACCGACGCGCGCGCCTCCTACTCCAACTACGGAGGCTGCCTCGACCTCTTCGCCCCGGGCTCCAACGTCACCTCCTCCTGGTACAGCAGCGACACGGCTACCGCCACCCTGAGCGGGACCTCGATGGCCACCCCGAACGTGACCGGCGTCGCCGCGCAGTACCTGCAGCTGAACCCCACCGCCACGCCCGCCGGAGTCGCCTCGGCCCTGACCGGCAACGCGACCACGGGAGTTGTGGGGAACGCCGGCAAGAAATCGCCGAACCTCCTTTTGTTCACCGACTATTAA
- a CDS encoding PAS domain S-box protein, whose translation MPTKNVKVVLALLLPFLACAVQLLLWDFLQPFAYLLFYPAAYISSRLGGKRAGIAATVISALLIVYFFIPPRFSLLLPGGSHFASVMVFVVMGVLFGYSQERLRRACEGETDARALADGTEAELREARVELLEMERRLAQEQLRETEEQFRIMFMESSVGEARLDPGSGAFLKVNPAFCRMTGYQEAELLGMDLVAVTHPEDREACRESLKSLGESGRSGVQAELGLLRRDGTPVFCQATLNLLPGSGGRGSSVLAVLLDVSGRRQAEEALLKSEEKFSRAFSGNPAAIALSRFEDGVFLDVNETWEALTGYTREEAIGRSGRHIWPDPESVQRFLAQLRSTGTLRGWEQPFLRKNGETFIAQLSSQVLSVAGEEVILSTLVDITQLKQTEAALRDSENRFRTIFDHAPLAIGIGAVDDGRLLDVNPAWLRLLGFERDEVLGRTAQELGVYLDEGRREEIVATIRRGRGFSQELQLKRKSGEVIDVLFSADVVVLEGSPCLLVLLNDVTVQKQAERALQKSKQDYQQLFQNMLEGFASCRMVRDASGAGEDFVFLNVNRALLQLTGLDELVGRRVSQVIPRVRETNADLLEACGRVAETGQPEHLETYLPPLEQWYAVSLYSVERGYFVALCDNITARKREELRRNATVELLRICNEARNLDELMWRTALFFRELSGCRAIGIRLRSGDGYPYCETIGFPDDLSRAAGGLCDRLTTGVQSPPAQGQPFLRCLCAEVISGETGSAAEVTQHGSYWTLSGTAVAPGAAGTRCRAEEFQSLALIPLCSGGERTGLFQFSDPAPGLMSAEKVALYEDLVDYIAISLSKLRADQALIEASQYNQQIIAGAQEGIIVYDRELRCQVWNPYMEQLTGIGAGDILGRRPQEVFPSLEENGIVVKLARALKGEESSSIDFRFSIEGSGRSVWATDTRAPLRDAQGEIIGVIATVRDITAERRLEEQLRQAQKMEAVGLLAGGVAHDFNNVLQVIMGYCSLLAADPKLDEGQKGEVDQILVSAERAAQLTKGLLAFSRKQVMEPRRVNLCDIVQHVQKFLVRIIGEDIALKVVSCPRPELPIVGDSGHIEQVLINLATNARDAMAKGGTLTLETEVVEVEEPMETQFGHTEPGRYACIIMADSGSGMDEETRNRIFEPFFTTKEVGKGTGLGMAIVYGIVQQHGGFINVYSEPGRGTTFRIYLPLPRRGRACRRDRWSSRLPGVEPRHCCWPRTTWRSAGYW comes from the coding sequence GTGCCGACAAAGAATGTCAAGGTTGTGCTGGCACTTCTGCTACCATTTCTGGCCTGCGCGGTACAGCTGCTTCTCTGGGACTTCCTGCAGCCTTTCGCCTACCTCCTTTTCTACCCCGCCGCCTACATCAGCTCCCGCCTGGGCGGTAAACGCGCGGGCATCGCCGCGACCGTCATCTCCGCGCTCCTCATCGTCTATTTCTTCATACCGCCGCGTTTCTCGCTCCTGCTCCCCGGGGGAAGCCACTTCGCTTCCGTGATGGTATTCGTCGTCATGGGGGTCCTGTTCGGCTATTCGCAGGAGCGCCTGAGGCGGGCGTGCGAAGGGGAGACGGACGCGCGGGCGTTGGCTGACGGCACGGAGGCGGAACTGCGCGAGGCCCGTGTCGAGCTCCTGGAGATGGAGCGGCGACTGGCCCAGGAACAGCTGCGGGAAACCGAGGAACAGTTCCGCATCATGTTCATGGAGTCGAGCGTGGGCGAGGCGCGGCTGGACCCGGGGAGCGGCGCCTTCCTCAAGGTGAACCCCGCCTTCTGCCGCATGACCGGCTACCAGGAAGCCGAACTGCTCGGCATGGACCTGGTCGCGGTGACCCACCCGGAGGACCGGGAGGCCTGCCGGGAGAGCCTCAAAAGCCTGGGTGAAAGCGGGCGGAGCGGCGTGCAGGCGGAACTTGGCCTGCTGCGGCGGGACGGGACTCCGGTGTTTTGCCAGGCAACCCTGAACCTGCTCCCCGGCTCCGGTGGACGCGGCAGCTCGGTTCTGGCGGTGCTCCTGGATGTTTCCGGGCGGCGCCAGGCCGAAGAGGCCCTTTTGAAGTCCGAGGAGAAGTTTTCACGGGCCTTCTCCGGCAACCCTGCCGCGATCGCCCTGAGCCGTTTCGAGGACGGGGTGTTCCTGGATGTCAACGAGACCTGGGAGGCCCTGACCGGCTACACCAGGGAAGAGGCCATCGGCAGGTCGGGGCGGCACATCTGGCCCGATCCGGAGTCCGTGCAGCGCTTCCTGGCGCAGTTGCGCAGCACCGGGACGCTCCGGGGATGGGAACAGCCGTTTCTGCGCAAGAACGGCGAGACCTTCATCGCCCAGCTCTCCTCCCAGGTCCTCTCCGTGGCCGGAGAGGAGGTCATCCTCTCGACGCTGGTCGACATCACCCAGCTCAAGCAGACCGAGGCCGCCCTGAGGGACAGCGAGAACCGTTTCAGAACCATCTTCGATCACGCGCCGCTTGCGATCGGCATCGGCGCCGTCGACGACGGACGGCTCCTGGACGTGAACCCTGCCTGGCTGCGGCTGCTGGGCTTTGAGCGGGATGAGGTCCTTGGGCGGACCGCGCAGGAACTGGGGGTCTACCTCGACGAGGGGAGGCGCGAGGAGATCGTTGCCACCATCCGGCGGGGACGCGGCTTCAGCCAGGAGCTGCAACTGAAGCGCAAGTCGGGGGAGGTGATCGACGTCCTGTTTTCCGCCGACGTGGTGGTTCTCGAAGGTTCGCCCTGCCTGCTGGTCCTGCTGAACGACGTGACGGTTCAGAAACAGGCCGAGCGGGCGCTGCAAAAAAGCAAGCAGGACTACCAGCAGCTGTTCCAGAACATGCTGGAGGGGTTCGCCTCCTGCCGCATGGTCCGGGATGCTTCGGGAGCGGGCGAGGACTTCGTCTTCCTCAACGTGAACCGCGCCCTGCTGCAACTGACGGGGCTCGACGAGCTGGTAGGGAGGCGGGTTTCGCAGGTGATCCCCCGGGTGCGCGAGACCAACGCCGACCTGCTGGAGGCGTGCGGCAGGGTGGCGGAGACGGGACAGCCGGAGCACCTGGAGACCTACCTCCCGCCGCTGGAACAGTGGTACGCGGTATCGCTTTATAGCGTCGAACGGGGGTACTTCGTCGCCCTGTGTGACAACATCACCGCGAGGAAACGCGAGGAGCTGAGGCGCAACGCGACGGTCGAGCTTTTGCGCATCTGCAACGAGGCCCGCAACCTGGACGAGCTGATGTGGCGCACCGCCCTGTTTTTCCGGGAGCTTTCCGGCTGCCGCGCCATCGGGATCAGGTTGCGCTCGGGTGACGGCTACCCCTACTGCGAAACCATCGGTTTTCCGGACGACCTTTCACGCGCCGCCGGGGGGCTCTGCGACCGGCTCACCACGGGGGTGCAGTCACCCCCGGCGCAGGGGCAGCCCTTCCTGCGCTGCCTCTGCGCGGAGGTGATCTCAGGGGAGACCGGCTCTGCGGCAGAGGTGACGCAGCACGGCAGCTACTGGACCTTGTCCGGGACAGCGGTTGCGCCGGGCGCAGCGGGAACGCGCTGTCGCGCCGAAGAGTTCCAGTCGCTGGCCCTGATCCCGCTGTGCTCCGGCGGCGAGAGGACCGGCCTGTTCCAGTTCAGCGACCCGGCACCGGGGCTTATGTCCGCGGAGAAGGTCGCCCTGTACGAGGACCTGGTCGACTACATCGCCATCTCCCTGTCCAAGTTGAGGGCCGACCAGGCGCTCATCGAGGCGAGCCAGTACAACCAGCAGATCATCGCGGGGGCCCAGGAGGGGATCATCGTCTACGACCGGGAGCTGCGCTGCCAGGTCTGGAACCCCTACATGGAGCAGCTCACCGGGATCGGGGCCGGCGACATCCTCGGGCGTCGCCCCCAGGAGGTATTTCCGTCCCTGGAGGAGAACGGCATCGTGGTGAAGCTGGCCAGGGCGCTCAAGGGGGAGGAATCCAGTTCCATCGACTTCCGCTTCTCGATAGAGGGGTCCGGGCGCTCGGTGTGGGCGACAGACACGCGCGCGCCGCTTCGTGACGCGCAAGGGGAGATCATCGGGGTCATAGCGACGGTGAGGGACATCACCGCGGAGCGGCGTCTGGAGGAGCAGCTCAGGCAGGCGCAGAAGATGGAGGCGGTGGGGCTGTTGGCGGGGGGGGTCGCGCACGACTTCAACAACGTGCTCCAGGTGATCATGGGGTACTGCTCGCTCCTGGCGGCGGACCCGAAGCTGGACGAGGGGCAAAAGGGGGAGGTGGACCAGATCCTGGTCTCCGCCGAGCGGGCGGCGCAGCTCACCAAGGGGCTTTTGGCCTTCAGCAGAAAACAGGTCATGGAACCTAGGCGCGTCAACCTGTGCGACATCGTGCAGCACGTGCAGAAGTTCCTGGTGCGCATCATCGGGGAGGACATCGCCCTCAAGGTCGTTTCCTGTCCGAGGCCGGAACTGCCGATCGTAGGGGACAGCGGTCACATCGAGCAGGTGCTGATCAACCTGGCCACCAACGCGCGCGATGCGATGGCCAAGGGGGGGACGCTCACCCTCGAGACGGAGGTGGTGGAGGTCGAGGAACCGATGGAAACGCAGTTCGGACACACGGAGCCCGGGCGTTACGCCTGCATCATCATGGCCGATAGCGGCAGCGGCATGGACGAGGAGACCCGCAACAGGATCTTCGAGCCCTTCTTCACCACCAAGGAGGTCGGCAAGGGGACCGGGCTGGGGATGGCCATCGTCTATGGCATCGTCCAGCAGCACGGCGGTTTCATCAACGTCTACAGCGAACCGGGCCGTGGCACGACCTTCAGGATTTACCTCCCCTTGCCAAGGAGGGGGAGAGCGTGCCGGCGGGACAGGTGGAGCTCCCGCCTCCCCGGGGTGGAACCGAGACATTGCTGCTGGCCGAGGACGACGTGGAGGTCCGCAGGTTACTGGTGA
- a CDS encoding multidrug effflux MFS transporter, producing the protein MGFAKAAPTIHPTEMTRRQLTVFVLILGALTGFSAMSIDMYLPAFPQMARDLKVPLSTVQLSVSAFLFGSAAGQLFYGPLADRWGRRRPLLLGLSLYVAATIGCAMVHSGSGLLWWRVVMALGGGAGMVISRAVVRDLYDTAEAARMFSLLMLVMGLAPILAPVAGGQLLLVSGWRGIFIFLGVFGLASLIAAAVALPESLPVERRVRRSASDMTKVYWHLLKNRHYLRYAVALGCVAGVNFSYISGAPFVFIELHGLSPQFFGVFFGVNACGLIGASQLNRRLLRRFSPGAIARSAFMVAGAAGILLIAATATGFGGFPLQMLLIFASLCMTGLLYPNITALALAPFDKAAGSASALLGTIQYLLGASGGALVGAFHNGTALPMTGTMALCGTLGFIAVVGAGRSKAQH; encoded by the coding sequence ATGGGTTTCGCCAAAGCCGCACCAACGATCCACCCCACCGAGATGACCCGGCGCCAGCTGACCGTCTTCGTCCTCATCCTCGGCGCCCTGACCGGGTTCAGCGCCATGTCCATCGACATGTACCTCCCCGCCTTCCCGCAGATGGCCCGCGACCTCAAGGTGCCGCTCAGCACGGTGCAGCTGTCGGTATCCGCCTTTTTGTTCGGATCGGCGGCGGGGCAGCTCTTCTACGGGCCGCTCGCGGACCGCTGGGGGAGGCGCCGGCCGCTGCTGCTGGGGCTCTCCCTCTACGTCGCCGCGACCATCGGCTGCGCCATGGTGCATTCGGGAAGCGGACTTTTGTGGTGGCGGGTGGTGATGGCCCTTGGCGGCGGGGCCGGCATGGTGATTTCGCGGGCGGTGGTGCGGGACCTTTACGACACGGCCGAGGCGGCGAGGATGTTCTCACTGCTCATGCTGGTCATGGGGCTCGCGCCGATCCTGGCGCCGGTGGCTGGGGGGCAGCTGCTGCTGGTCAGCGGCTGGAGGGGGATCTTCATCTTTCTCGGCGTGTTCGGCCTCGCCTCGCTGATCGCGGCGGCGGTCGCGCTTCCCGAGTCGCTCCCGGTGGAGCGGCGGGTCCGGCGCAGCGCCTCGGACATGACCAAGGTGTACTGGCACCTCTTGAAAAACCGTCACTACCTGCGCTACGCCGTCGCCCTCGGGTGCGTGGCCGGCGTCAACTTCTCCTACATCTCGGGCGCCCCCTTCGTCTTCATCGAGCTGCACGGCCTCTCGCCGCAGTTCTTCGGCGTCTTCTTCGGCGTCAACGCCTGTGGCCTCATCGGTGCGTCCCAGCTGAACCGCCGGCTTTTGCGCCGTTTCTCCCCCGGTGCCATCGCCCGCAGCGCGTTCATGGTGGCGGGCGCGGCGGGGATACTGCTCATCGCCGCCACGGCGACCGGTTTCGGCGGATTTCCGCTGCAGATGCTCCTCATCTTCGCCTCGCTCTGCATGACGGGTCTTCTCTACCCCAACATCACGGCGCTCGCCCTGGCACCCTTTGACAAGGCGGCGGGAAGCGCGTCGGCCCTTTTGGGGACCATCCAGTATCTCCTGGGCGCCTCGGGGGGCGCGCTGGTAGGGGCCTTCCACAACGGCACCGCCCTCCCCATGACCGGCACCATGGCGCTTTGCGGCACGCTCGGCTTCATCGCCGTAGTGGGGGCGGGGCGGAGCAAGGCGCAGCACTGA
- a CDS encoding TRL domain-containing protein — protein MKRLSAMVLILAGLCGCLPTHDLAKTLRYADNTPVGVENIKFLDLNQMKRGEACTFNIFYVIPLFGDGSILTAARRGGINNVELIGQTGTWYFPFSTDCTVVYGDKSAIIQRPKEPAK, from the coding sequence ATGAAAAGGCTGAGCGCGATGGTGCTAATTCTGGCTGGTCTGTGCGGCTGTCTTCCTACTCACGACCTCGCAAAAACTCTGCGTTACGCAGACAACACACCGGTTGGGGTCGAAAACATCAAGTTCCTCGATCTGAACCAGATGAAAAGAGGAGAGGCCTGTACCTTCAACATCTTCTATGTCATCCCGCTCTTCGGCGATGGCTCCATCCTGACCGCAGCCCGCAGGGGCGGCATCAACAACGTCGAACTGATCGGCCAAACCGGTACCTGGTACTTCCCCTTCAGCACCGATTGCACGGTGGTTTATGGCGACAAATCCGCCATCATCCAGAGGCCGAAGGAGCCTGCCAAGTAA
- a CDS encoding response regulator: protein MLLAEDDVEVRRLLVTVLTRFGYRVIEAADGQQAVDLFLAHRDSIALVVMDLIMPKKNGMEAGLEIVQLKPGTRILYSSGYTSDFMERRGILEQGIQLIMKPVQPVQLLRKVREMLDG from the coding sequence TTGCTGCTGGCCGAGGACGACGTGGAGGTCCGCAGGTTACTGGTGACGGTCCTGACCAGGTTCGGGTACCGGGTCATCGAGGCCGCGGACGGGCAGCAGGCGGTGGATCTCTTCTTAGCGCACCGGGACAGCATCGCCCTGGTGGTGATGGACCTCATCATGCCCAAAAAGAACGGCATGGAGGCGGGGTTGGAGATCGTGCAGCTGAAGCCGGGAACGAGGATCCTGTATTCAAGCGGATACACCTCCGACTTCATGGAGCGGCGCGGGATCTTGGAGCAGGGGATTCAGCTGATCATGAAGCCGGTGCAGCCGGTGCAGCTTTTGCGCAAGGTGCGCGAGATGCTGGACGGCTGA
- a CDS encoding MFS transporter codes for MKRRQPILAGAGDVNAFFGLMLDNMSGLVIMAGILTGVFGMPRDLVLSRMLPGSAVGVLFGDLLYSWLALRLARRTGRNDVTAMPLGLDTPSTFGMAFGVLGPCFLATRDAHLTWQVGMATIVLMGVFKVAVSFCGPALRRNIPRAGLLGSIAAVALLLIAYLPFLKLFSSPVVGFLSLGIVFISLLARFRLPLRLPGALAGIVSGTIAYYLLGSLGLLPGGAHALLPVPQPALYLPLPTLEFLAGVPRALSYLPLAIPFALATVVGGVDVTESAAVAGDDYDTRDILLVEGFATLVAGLCGGVMQSCPYIGHPAYKDMGGRAGYTVATALFIGFAAISGYLSFFVGLLPEAAVAPILIFIGIEITAQAFEATPERHYRAVAISFIPVIACLTTIEFGQMLGGLGKSAADLTGELLATWQATIILGNGFIVTSLLWGAAFANVLDHRPGKAAVYLLFCSALSLCGIIHSPLPSGAMFSPLAPPQPIVWHLAAGYAVMALSFWLLALFGSTHTAHEPILLPPEGGSPEGGL; via the coding sequence ATGAAACGACGACAACCAATCCTTGCAGGTGCCGGCGACGTCAACGCCTTTTTCGGGCTCATGCTGGACAACATGTCCGGCCTGGTGATCATGGCCGGGATCCTGACCGGCGTCTTCGGGATGCCGCGCGACCTGGTGCTGTCCCGGATGCTCCCCGGCAGCGCCGTGGGCGTTCTTTTCGGCGACCTGCTCTACTCGTGGCTGGCGTTGCGCCTGGCGCGCCGCACCGGGCGCAACGACGTTACCGCGATGCCGCTTGGGCTGGACACCCCCTCGACCTTCGGGATGGCCTTCGGCGTGCTCGGCCCCTGCTTCCTCGCCACCAGGGACGCGCACCTGACCTGGCAGGTCGGGATGGCGACCATCGTTCTCATGGGGGTGTTCAAGGTTGCCGTTTCCTTCTGCGGCCCCGCCCTGAGAAGGAACATCCCCCGCGCGGGGCTCCTGGGAAGCATCGCCGCCGTCGCCCTCCTTTTGATCGCCTACCTCCCGTTTCTGAAACTCTTTTCCTCCCCGGTGGTCGGTTTTCTCTCGCTGGGGATCGTCTTCATCTCGCTTCTGGCCAGATTCCGGCTCCCGCTGCGCCTCCCCGGCGCACTGGCCGGCATCGTCAGCGGGACCATCGCCTATTACCTCCTGGGGAGCCTGGGACTGCTCCCGGGGGGCGCCCACGCCCTGCTCCCTGTGCCGCAGCCGGCCCTTTACCTCCCCCTGCCGACCCTGGAATTCCTCGCCGGGGTGCCGCGGGCGCTCTCCTACCTCCCGCTCGCCATCCCGTTCGCGCTCGCCACGGTGGTCGGCGGGGTGGACGTGACCGAGAGCGCCGCGGTGGCGGGAGACGATTACGACACCCGGGACATCCTGCTCGTGGAGGGGTTTGCGACGCTGGTGGCCGGACTGTGCGGTGGGGTGATGCAGTCCTGCCCCTACATCGGCCATCCCGCCTACAAGGACATGGGGGGACGCGCCGGCTACACCGTCGCCACCGCGCTCTTCATCGGCTTCGCCGCCATTTCCGGCTATCTCTCCTTCTTCGTGGGGCTCCTCCCCGAGGCCGCCGTCGCCCCGATCCTTATCTTCATCGGCATCGAGATCACGGCGCAGGCCTTCGAAGCCACTCCCGAGCGGCACTACCGGGCGGTGGCCATCTCCTTCATCCCGGTGATCGCCTGCCTCACCACCATCGAGTTCGGGCAGATGCTGGGCGGCCTGGGCAAGAGTGCCGCCGATCTCACCGGGGAGCTGCTGGCGACCTGGCAGGCGACCATCATCCTCGGCAACGGCTTCATCGTCACCTCGCTCCTCTGGGGCGCCGCCTTCGCCAACGTGCTGGACCACCGCCCCGGCAAGGCGGCGGTCTACCTCCTTTTCTGCTCGGCGCTGTCACTGTGCGGCATCATCCACTCTCCGCTCCCCTCGGGCGCCATGTTCTCCCCCCTGGCCCCGCCCCAGCCCATCGTGTGGCACCTGGCCGCGGGGTACGCCGTCATGGCCCTCTCCTTCTGGCTCCTCGCCCTTTTCGGCTCTACCCACACCGCACACGAGCCTATCCTCCTCCCCCCGGAGGGGGGAAGCCCTGAGGGGGGGCTCTGA
- a CDS encoding A/G-specific adenine glycosylase encodes MTETVTNQEVAAFRRAIVDHYVAHGRRLPWRETRDPYAILVSEIMLQQTQVERVREKYLRFLAVFPGWEELAGAELSGVLSLWQGLGYNRRAVSLQLCARGVLQRFGGTLPREVELLQSLPGIGPYTARAVAAFAFGVATPFIETNIRSVFIHHFFPESHCVRDADILPLVELTMDREHPREWYYALMDYGAHLKRGTANPGRNSAHHVRQSPFRGSNREQRSLILKAILVEPGMDRSRLEEKLAMETASLARNLGELEREGFIRQEGGRVWIR; translated from the coding sequence ATGACCGAGACAGTAACGAATCAGGAAGTGGCGGCTTTCCGGCGCGCCATTGTCGACCACTACGTCGCGCACGGACGGCGCCTCCCCTGGCGGGAGACCCGCGACCCCTACGCCATCCTGGTTTCCGAGATCATGCTGCAGCAGACCCAGGTGGAGCGGGTCCGGGAGAAGTACCTCCGGTTCCTGGCGGTCTTCCCCGGCTGGGAGGAACTGGCCGGGGCGGAACTCTCCGGCGTGCTGTCGCTTTGGCAGGGGCTCGGCTACAACAGGCGCGCGGTCTCGCTGCAGCTCTGCGCCCGGGGGGTGCTGCAGCGCTTCGGGGGTACGCTGCCGCGCGAGGTGGAACTCCTGCAGTCACTTCCCGGCATCGGCCCCTACACCGCGCGCGCCGTCGCCGCTTTTGCCTTCGGCGTCGCCACTCCCTTCATCGAAACCAACATCCGCTCGGTCTTCATCCACCATTTTTTCCCGGAGAGCCACTGCGTGCGTGATGCCGACATCCTGCCCCTGGTCGAGCTGACCATGGACCGGGAGCATCCCCGCGAATGGTACTACGCGCTGATGGACTACGGTGCTCACTTAAAGCGCGGCACGGCGAACCCGGGCCGCAACAGCGCCCATCACGTACGCCAGTCGCCGTTTCGGGGCTCCAACCGCGAACAGCGCAGCCTGATCCTCAAGGCCATCCTGGTCGAGCCGGGGATGGACCGGAGCCGGCTGGAGGAAAAGCTCGCCATGGAGACGGCATCGCTCGCGCGAAACCTCGGGGAGCTCGAGCGGGAGGGTTTCATCCGGCAGGAAGGTGGCAGAGTCTGGATCCGTTGA
- a CDS encoding protoglobin domain-containing protein — MLTMQEIKNHYYFAEADAELLKELFPLAQKNSEAMVEEFYTYLLKIPETAAFLRDPKDLARLKKTHTEWFLSLFCGHYDNEYMLTLQSIGQAHVRIKVSAHYVNAAMNVVRRFLIEMLQANFPDISVRRKYRIAVEKILDINLDIMSTSYQEEELRRVFVSHKLESQLIHAAERFTYGLNLILVIALAGVSLSVVSLFFWDLVHIFRGDFEKGILSALGSLLILWMMIELMDNEIKTLKGGKFNILIFIGVIIVALIREILISTLRHDALETQAFLAGTLLILGIVYYLVARSQHNGAH, encoded by the coding sequence ATGCTTACCATGCAGGAAATAAAGAACCACTATTACTTCGCGGAAGCGGATGCGGAACTGCTCAAAGAGCTTTTTCCGCTGGCCCAAAAGAACAGCGAAGCCATGGTAGAGGAGTTCTACACCTACCTTTTGAAGATCCCCGAAACCGCAGCTTTCCTGCGCGACCCCAAGGACCTGGCGCGCCTGAAAAAGACCCACACCGAGTGGTTCCTTTCCCTGTTTTGCGGTCACTACGACAACGAGTACATGCTCACCCTGCAGTCGATAGGGCAGGCGCACGTCCGCATCAAGGTGAGCGCCCACTACGTGAACGCCGCCATGAACGTGGTGCGCCGTTTCCTGATCGAGATGCTGCAGGCGAACTTCCCGGACATCTCGGTGCGGCGCAAGTACCGCATCGCGGTGGAGAAGATCCTCGACATCAACCTCGACATCATGAGCACCTCCTACCAGGAGGAGGAACTGCGCAGGGTGTTCGTGTCGCACAAGCTCGAGTCCCAGCTGATCCACGCGGCCGAGCGCTTCACCTACGGCCTGAACCTCATCCTGGTGATCGCCCTCGCCGGCGTCTCCCTTTCCGTGGTGAGCCTCTTCTTCTGGGACCTGGTGCACATCTTCCGGGGCGACTTCGAGAAGGGGATCCTGTCCGCGCTCGGCTCCCTCCTGATCCTGTGGATGATGATCGAGTTGATGGACAACGAGATCAAGACCCTGAAGGGGGGGAAATTCAACATCCTCATCTTCATCGGCGTGATCATCGTCGCCCTGATCCGCGAGATCCTGATCTCCACCCTGCGCCACGACGCCCTGGAGACCCAGGCCTTTCTGGCCGGCACCCTCCTGATCCTGGGGATCGTCTACTACCTGGTGGCCAGGAGCCAGCACAACGGCGCCCACTGA
- a CDS encoding MarR family winged helix-turn-helix transcriptional regulator, with product MTEYKLDKSLGHLASRFSRMVLRRFNAVLVQNEMPITSEQYSLLVQLWDSNGLPQGMLAEKTAKDKTTMARLAAGLEGRGLIARLPSPSDARERLLYLTDRGKELMDRATALARGILEEAQQGIDPAELEVCRDVLRRACSNLK from the coding sequence ATGACCGAATACAAATTGGACAAGTCGCTGGGGCACCTCGCCTCCCGTTTCTCCAGGATGGTGCTCAGGCGCTTCAACGCCGTGCTGGTGCAAAACGAGATGCCGATCACCTCGGAACAGTATTCGCTGCTGGTGCAGCTCTGGGACTCGAACGGACTCCCCCAGGGGATGCTGGCCGAGAAGACGGCCAAGGACAAGACCACCATGGCGCGCCTGGCCGCCGGGCTGGAAGGGCGCGGCCTGATCGCGCGGCTCCCGAGCCCAAGCGACGCGCGCGAGCGGCTCCTGTACCTGACCGACCGGGGCAAGGAGCTGATGGACCGGGCCACCGCGCTGGCGCGGGGGATATTGGAAGAGGCGCAGCAGGGGATCGACCCGGCGGAGCTCGAGGTCTGCCGCGATGTGCTGCGCCGCGCCTGCAGCAACTTGAAGTAG